A window from Enterocloster bolteae encodes these proteins:
- the gcvPB gene encoding aminomethyl-transferring glycine dehydrogenase subunit GcvPB, whose amino-acid sequence MKRDYSKHLRRFHEAKWDEELIFDLSVPGQRGVNVTKPSPQITEEVGDGADDIPPCMRRKTPPFLPEVHQARVNRHYLRLTQEILGNDITPDLGEGTCTIKYSPKVQEHIANTHPNIIDVHPLQDASTIQGILEIYKKTEEMICEISGMDAACCHMGGGAAACFAGASVIRAYHEAKGNTQKDEIITTIFSHPCDAGAPATAGYKVITLMSDPETGMPSLEAFRSALSERTAAIFITNPEDTGIFNPQIKEIVDAAHEAGALCYYDQANVNGIMTITRAKEIGADLIHYNLHKTFSSPHGGMGPGVGALCVREPLKAFLPVPRVEYDGKQYYMDCNCPESIGKVRMFMGNANVILRVYMWIRQLGADGLREAAVCAVLNNQYMMKKVGQIKGVKIFYAEGKRRIEQCRYSWQPLKEDTGFGTVDVTKRLVDFGMQHYWQSHHPWIVPEPFTLEPTESFSKDDLDEFAAILKEISRECYEEPETIRSAPHNAPIHNTLLDEVMDFDKIAVTYRQLRKRMEAGTISKDILGQ is encoded by the coding sequence ATGAAACGAGATTACAGCAAACATTTACGCAGGTTCCATGAAGCAAAATGGGACGAAGAGCTGATTTTTGATTTGTCCGTTCCCGGACAGAGAGGTGTCAATGTAACAAAGCCAAGTCCACAGATAACAGAAGAAGTGGGCGACGGCGCCGACGACATTCCTCCCTGCATGAGAAGAAAGACACCCCCGTTCCTGCCTGAGGTACACCAGGCCAGGGTCAACCGCCACTATCTGCGTCTGACCCAGGAAATTCTGGGCAACGACATTACCCCTGATCTGGGCGAAGGAACCTGTACCATCAAATACAGCCCCAAGGTGCAGGAGCATATTGCCAATACCCATCCCAACATCATCGACGTACACCCGCTGCAGGATGCATCCACCATCCAGGGCATCCTGGAAATATACAAAAAAACAGAAGAAATGATTTGTGAAATTTCCGGTATGGACGCTGCCTGCTGTCACATGGGCGGAGGCGCCGCTGCCTGCTTTGCCGGAGCCAGCGTGATTCGTGCTTATCATGAGGCAAAGGGCAATACCCAGAAGGATGAAATCATCACCACCATATTCTCTCACCCCTGTGACGCAGGCGCCCCTGCCACCGCAGGTTACAAGGTGATCACCCTGATGAGCGACCCGGAGACAGGCATGCCCTCCCTGGAAGCCTTCCGGAGCGCCTTGTCAGAGCGCACTGCCGCCATCTTTATCACCAATCCGGAGGATACAGGCATCTTCAATCCCCAGATTAAGGAAATCGTGGATGCTGCCCACGAAGCAGGCGCCCTCTGCTACTATGACCAGGCCAATGTAAACGGCATCATGACCATTACCCGTGCAAAGGAAATCGGAGCTGATTTAATCCACTACAATCTGCACAAAACCTTCTCCTCCCCTCACGGCGGCATGGGACCCGGCGTTGGTGCTCTCTGTGTCAGGGAACCGTTAAAGGCATTTCTGCCCGTACCCCGGGTGGAATACGACGGCAAACAGTATTATATGGACTGCAATTGCCCTGAAAGCATTGGAAAGGTCCGCATGTTCATGGGAAATGCCAACGTAATCCTCCGCGTTTACATGTGGATCCGCCAGTTAGGAGCCGACGGCCTGCGGGAAGCCGCTGTGTGCGCTGTTCTCAACAATCAGTATATGATGAAAAAGGTGGGACAGATTAAAGGCGTTAAGATATTCTATGCCGAGGGGAAACGCCGGATTGAACAATGCCGTTACAGCTGGCAGCCCTTAAAAGAGGACACCGGCTTTGGAACCGTGGATGTGACCAAGCGTCTGGTGGATTTCGGCATGCAGCATTACTGGCAGTCCCACCATCCGTGGATTGTGCCTGAGCCATTTACGCTGGAGCCTACGGAGTCATTTTCCAAGGATGATTTGGATGAATTCGCGGCCATCCTCAAAGAGATATCCAGGGAATGTTATGAGGAGCCGGAGACAATAAGGAGCGCTCCCCATAACGCTCCCATCCATAACACCCTGTTGGATGAAGTCATGGATTTTGATAAAATAGCAGTTACATACAGGCAGCTTCGCAAACGCATGGAAGCCGGCACAATCAGCAAGGATATTCTCGGCCAGTAG
- a CDS encoding MFS transporter, translated as MEHKDNYDRLLPMPVKLGFGIANLGDTVITEFVGAFFIFFLTNIAGVRPALAGTIVFLGVMWDAISDPIIGTMSDRCTLEAGRRRPFLLISTVPLILLTTMMFTKVNFSANLKFVYFVVVSVFYWTAYTLFNIPYLSLGSELTTNNDEKTRASSIRQVFGTCGLFFANALPMILVSLFKGQGISEERAWTFAALTLGAIAGTAIFITWRATRGWEIKYPPQSKDEPIFKSLGKVLTYKPYILVIVASFLFYFAFNTCNASVIYNTIVVVGATEADTAVVYLAGTIVGVILSVLIGKLAVVFDKKWVFITFMAIAGFALVIFKFVGFHSITDQVIQFCMAHFAIIGFLVLSYNLLYDVCEVYEFKTGEMLTGVMISYFSFFIKLGKATALQAVGILLDLGGYDASLTIQPDSAKAAVTNMASIIPGCLMLLCALVVCFYPINRVRFRAMQNARKLKDEGKAYSTSEFDRIL; from the coding sequence ATGGAGCACAAAGATAACTATGACCGACTATTGCCCATGCCGGTAAAACTGGGTTTTGGTATTGCCAACTTAGGCGACACAGTCATCACTGAGTTTGTAGGAGCATTTTTCATCTTCTTTCTGACAAATATCGCAGGCGTGCGGCCTGCCCTGGCCGGTACCATTGTCTTTCTGGGAGTTATGTGGGATGCCATCAGCGATCCCATCATAGGAACCATGTCAGACCGGTGCACACTGGAAGCCGGGCGCAGACGTCCGTTCCTGCTGATATCCACCGTGCCCCTGATCCTGCTGACTACCATGATGTTCACAAAAGTGAACTTTTCAGCTAATTTAAAGTTTGTATATTTCGTTGTTGTGTCTGTGTTTTACTGGACCGCTTACACCCTGTTCAATATTCCCTACCTGTCACTGGGTTCTGAGCTGACCACCAACAACGATGAAAAGACCCGCGCGTCCTCCATACGCCAGGTATTCGGCACCTGCGGCCTGTTCTTTGCCAACGCCCTGCCCATGATACTGGTGAGCCTGTTTAAGGGCCAGGGAATCAGCGAGGAACGTGCCTGGACGTTTGCAGCCCTCACACTGGGCGCCATAGCAGGTACTGCCATCTTTATCACATGGCGCGCCACCAGGGGATGGGAAATCAAATATCCGCCCCAGAGCAAGGATGAGCCCATTTTCAAGAGTCTGGGCAAGGTGCTGACGTATAAGCCTTACATTTTGGTGATTGTGGCCTCCTTCCTCTTCTATTTTGCATTCAACACCTGCAATGCCAGCGTTATTTACAATACCATCGTGGTGGTGGGCGCAACTGAGGCAGATACGGCTGTTGTGTATCTGGCAGGCACCATTGTGGGAGTTATCCTGTCCGTACTCATCGGAAAGCTGGCTGTTGTGTTTGATAAAAAATGGGTCTTTATCACCTTCATGGCCATTGCGGGCTTTGCCCTGGTGATATTCAAATTTGTGGGCTTCCACAGCATCACGGACCAGGTTATCCAGTTCTGTATGGCGCACTTTGCCATTATAGGCTTCCTGGTGCTCAGCTATAACCTGCTCTACGACGTATGTGAGGTTTATGAGTTTAAGACAGGGGAGATGCTCACCGGGGTCATGATTTCCTACTTCTCATTTTTCATCAAGCTGGGCAAGGCAACCGCGCTCCAGGCAGTGGGAATCCTTCTGGACCTGGGCGGCTACGACGCGTCGCTCACCATACAGCCGGACAGCGCCAAAGCCGCTGTCACCAATATGGCTTCCATCATCCCCGGATGCCTGATGCTTCTGTGCGCGCTGGTTGTTTGTTTCTATCCCATAAACAGAGTCCGCTTCCGCGCCATGCAGAACGCCAGAAAACTTAAGGATGAGGGGAAAGCTTACTCAACAAGTGAATTCGACCGTATTCTGTAG
- a CDS encoding NAD(P)-dependent malic enzyme, with product MDYAEAALKMHRENHGKLEMASKIPLTTRDELSTAYTPGVAAPCLKIKEDKSEAYTYTAKGNLVAVVTDGTAVLGLGDIGPEAAMPVMEGKAVLFKKFGGVDAVPICLDTRDTEEIIETVKRIAPTFGGINLEDISAPRCFEIEQRLERELDIPVFHDDQHGTAIVATAALINALKLTGKQMDGIKVIVNGPGSAGTAITEMLLGAGVKDLIVCDEHGALCPGREKMDGHKEKLSLMTNVRKEKGRLEDVIAGADVFIGVSAAGVVSKDMVRTMKKDAIVFAMANPVPEIMYEEAKEAGARVMATGRSDCPNQINNVLVFPGLFRGALDCRARDITCGMKLAAAYGIAGLVSGEELGEEYIIPSAFDERVAKAVAEAVKRAAVKRDAAKRDAAKWDAVKPAAVKAAGEVKQGRE from the coding sequence ATGGATTATGCAGAGGCGGCTTTAAAAATGCACCGGGAAAATCACGGCAAACTGGAGATGGCAAGCAAGATTCCTTTAACCACAAGGGATGAGCTGAGCACAGCATATACACCGGGGGTGGCTGCCCCCTGTCTGAAAATTAAGGAGGACAAGAGCGAGGCATACACCTATACGGCAAAAGGCAACCTGGTGGCCGTGGTGACGGACGGAACCGCTGTGCTGGGACTGGGAGATATCGGCCCGGAGGCCGCCATGCCGGTCATGGAGGGAAAAGCCGTCCTCTTTAAAAAATTCGGCGGCGTGGACGCGGTCCCCATCTGTCTGGATACCAGGGACACAGAGGAAATAATAGAGACTGTAAAGCGGATCGCCCCCACATTCGGAGGCATCAATCTGGAGGATATAAGCGCGCCCCGCTGTTTTGAAATTGAGCAGCGGCTGGAGCGTGAGCTGGATATTCCTGTTTTCCATGATGACCAGCACGGCACCGCCATTGTGGCCACGGCCGCCCTGATCAATGCCCTCAAGCTGACAGGAAAGCAGATGGATGGGATTAAGGTCATTGTAAACGGGCCGGGAAGCGCCGGCACGGCTATCACTGAGATGCTGCTTGGTGCAGGGGTCAAGGACCTGATTGTCTGCGATGAGCACGGGGCGCTGTGTCCCGGCCGCGAAAAGATGGATGGACATAAAGAAAAGCTTTCCCTGATGACCAACGTAAGGAAGGAAAAGGGGCGGCTTGAGGATGTCATTGCCGGCGCGGATGTTTTTATCGGTGTCTCGGCAGCAGGCGTGGTATCAAAGGACATGGTAAGAACCATGAAAAAAGATGCCATAGTGTTTGCCATGGCAAATCCAGTGCCTGAAATTATGTATGAGGAAGCAAAGGAAGCCGGAGCCCGCGTCATGGCTACCGGGAGGAGCGACTGCCCCAACCAGATTAACAATGTGCTTGTATTTCCAGGATTATTCCGCGGAGCCCTGGACTGCCGGGCCAGGGACATCACCTGCGGCATGAAGCTGGCGGCAGCTTACGGGATTGCGGGCCTGGTCAGCGGTGAAGAACTGGGGGAGGAGTATATCATTCCTTCTGCTTTTGATGAACGTGTGGCTAAGGCAGTGGCTGAGGCGGTGAAAAGGGCAGCGGTTAAGAGGGATGCGGCGAAGAGGGATGCGGCGAAGTGGGATGCGGTGAAGCCTGCGGCAGTGAAGGCGGCCGGGGAGGTAAAGCAGGGCCGGGAATAG
- a CDS encoding aspartate ammonia-lyase, translating to MDGRKDYRVEMDSVGAKDVPENVYYGVQSMRAAENFQITGLNMHPEIINSLAYIKKAAAITNCEIGLLEKKTAEAIVQACDEILEGRFHEDFIVDPIQGGAGTSLNMNANEVIANRAIEILGGQKGDYFIVSPNDHVNCGQSTNDVIPTAGKMTSLRLLKNLKSELMRLHREFSHKAEEFDHVIKMGRTQMQDAVPIRLGQEFKAYSVAVMRDIRRMDKAMEEMCTLNMGGTAIGTGINADEAYLRRIVPNLAEVSNMEFVQAFDLIDATQNLDPFVAVSGAIKACAVTLSKIANDLRLMSSGPKAGFNEINLPVRQNGSSIMPGKVNPVIPEVVNQVAFNIIGNDLTITMAAEAGQLELNAFEPIIFYCMFQSIDTLAYAVRTFVDNCVSGITANEERCRSLVENSIGVITALSPHVGYEKAADISKKALQTGTSVRSIILQEGLLDEEELDHILDPVRMTEPGISGKELLMKNNIDEK from the coding sequence ATGGACGGAAGAAAAGATTACAGGGTGGAAATGGATTCAGTGGGCGCAAAGGATGTGCCGGAAAATGTATACTATGGGGTTCAATCCATGCGCGCGGCAGAGAATTTCCAGATTACTGGTCTGAATATGCACCCGGAAATCATCAACAGTCTTGCATACATAAAAAAGGCGGCGGCAATCACCAACTGCGAAATCGGGCTGCTGGAAAAAAAGACGGCGGAGGCAATTGTACAGGCATGCGACGAGATTCTGGAAGGCAGGTTCCATGAGGACTTTATTGTTGACCCCATTCAGGGCGGGGCTGGCACATCCCTGAACATGAATGCCAACGAGGTGATTGCCAACCGCGCCATCGAGATTCTGGGCGGCCAGAAGGGTGATTACTTTATAGTCAGCCCCAACGACCATGTGAACTGCGGACAGTCCACCAATGATGTGATTCCCACGGCCGGCAAGATGACTTCCCTGCGGCTGTTAAAAAACCTGAAATCAGAGCTTATGCGCCTTCACAGGGAGTTTAGCCATAAGGCGGAGGAATTTGACCATGTGATCAAGATGGGGCGCACCCAGATGCAGGACGCTGTGCCCATCCGTCTGGGGCAGGAATTCAAGGCGTACTCGGTAGCTGTCATGCGGGATATCCGCCGTATGGACAAGGCCATGGAGGAGATGTGCACCTTAAATATGGGCGGCACTGCCATTGGGACAGGAATCAATGCGGATGAAGCCTATCTGAGAAGAATCGTTCCCAATCTTGCGGAAGTGTCCAACATGGAGTTTGTGCAGGCCTTTGACCTGATTGACGCCACCCAGAATCTGGATCCCTTTGTGGCTGTATCGGGCGCAATCAAGGCCTGTGCGGTGACGCTGTCCAAGATTGCCAACGACCTCAGACTGATGTCCTCAGGACCAAAAGCAGGCTTTAATGAAATCAATCTTCCGGTTAGGCAGAACGGATCTTCTATCATGCCGGGCAAGGTCAATCCCGTCATACCGGAGGTGGTAAACCAGGTTGCCTTTAACATCATTGGAAATGACCTGACCATCACCATGGCGGCGGAAGCTGGACAGCTGGAGCTGAATGCCTTTGAGCCCATTATTTTCTACTGTATGTTCCAGTCCATCGACACTCTGGCCTATGCGGTCAGGACATTTGTGGACAACTGCGTATCCGGCATCACGGCCAATGAGGAGAGATGCCGCTCCCTGGTGGAAAACAGCATTGGAGTCATTACGGCCCTTTCTCCCCATGTGGGATATGAGAAGGCGGCGGATATTTCCAAGAAGGCCCTTCAGACCGGTACGTCTGTGAGAAGCATAATTCTCCAGGAGGGACTGCTGGATGAGGAGGAGCTGGACCATATCCTGGATCCGGTGCGGATGACTGAGCCCGGAATATCGGGTAAAGAGCTGCTGATGAAGAATAATATAGATGAAAAATAG
- a CDS encoding LysR family transcriptional regulator, with amino-acid sequence MFQGMEYIYTVYQEKSFSKAARKLFISQPSLSATVKRVEEHIGYPIFDRSTKPLTLTEFGKRYISSVEQIISVEHEFSSFMNDWGGLKTGKLVLGGSSLFSSWVLPPLIGSFTRQFPMVKVELMEENTSELKLLLQNGGIDLMIDNCQLDKTAFDSRVYRTEYLLLAVPAALDVNREAARYQIPLEMIHDASFLDSSIAPVPLERFSGEPYIMLKPDNDTRKRAVKILAGHNITPDIRFELDQQLTSYNITCSGMGISFISDTLIKQVPFHPGVVYYKLDGSLCQRNLYFYWKNGRYFSRAMEEFLNIAKGDAKPA; translated from the coding sequence ATGTTTCAGGGAATGGAATACATCTACACGGTCTATCAGGAAAAAAGCTTTTCCAAAGCAGCCAGGAAGCTGTTCATATCACAGCCCTCCTTAAGCGCCACCGTAAAAAGAGTTGAGGAACACATAGGCTATCCTATTTTTGACAGAAGTACAAAGCCCCTGACCCTCACTGAGTTCGGCAAACGGTATATCAGCTCTGTGGAACAAATCATCTCCGTAGAACATGAATTCAGCAGCTTCATGAATGACTGGGGCGGATTAAAAACAGGAAAACTGGTTCTGGGCGGCAGCAGTCTTTTTTCATCATGGGTGCTTCCTCCTCTGATTGGCAGCTTTACACGGCAGTTTCCCATGGTAAAGGTGGAATTGATGGAAGAAAATACATCGGAACTCAAATTACTGCTGCAAAACGGCGGAATCGACCTTATGATTGATAACTGCCAGTTGGACAAGACTGCCTTTGACAGCCGTGTCTACCGAACGGAATACCTGCTTCTGGCAGTGCCGGCAGCCCTTGACGTAAACAGGGAAGCAGCCCGGTACCAGATTCCTCTTGAAATGATTCATGACGCTTCCTTCCTGGACAGCAGCATTGCGCCTGTTCCCCTGGAGCGGTTCAGCGGGGAGCCTTATATCATGCTTAAGCCGGATAATGATACCAGAAAACGGGCGGTGAAAATCCTGGCCGGCCATAACATTACCCCTGACATCCGGTTTGAACTGGACCAGCAGCTTACATCCTACAACATCACCTGTTCCGGAATGGGCATATCCTTCATCAGCGATACTCTGATTAAACAGGTCCCCTTCCACCCCGGCGTGGTGTACTATAAGCTGGACGGCAGCCTCTGCCAGAGGAATCTGTATTTTTACTGGAAAAACGGACGGTATTTCAGCCGGGCCATGGAGGAATTCCTCAATATAGCAAAAGGGGATGCAAAACCAGCGTAA
- a CDS encoding class II fructose-bisphosphate aldolase — protein MLVNLNDVLVPARKGKYAVGLFNTVNLELARGVMEAAEELDSPVIIGTAEVLLPYGPLEDLANLLIPMAERASVPVVVHLDHGLREETCRLALELGFSSIMYDCSTMDYGDNMEHVKKMAETAHSFGASIEAELGHVGDNEGGSAEGSGPGAEPSQFYTDPVQARDFIDRTGADALAIAVGTAHGAYKLPPKLDFDRISEIAETISTPLVLHGGSGLSDSDFRTAVERGISKVNIFTDINQAGARAAGSGYREGIGLTDMILPEIEAVKRSVMEKMRLFGSAGQGSGR, from the coding sequence ATGCTGGTAAACTTAAATGATGTATTGGTTCCCGCCAGGAAGGGGAAGTATGCGGTGGGACTGTTTAACACGGTCAACCTGGAGCTGGCCAGAGGCGTGATGGAGGCTGCCGAGGAACTGGATTCCCCTGTTATCATCGGAACAGCAGAGGTACTGCTGCCCTATGGTCCCTTAGAGGACCTGGCAAACCTTCTGATTCCCATGGCAGAGAGGGCGTCGGTTCCGGTGGTGGTGCATTTGGATCACGGCCTGAGGGAGGAGACATGCAGGCTGGCTCTGGAACTGGGATTCAGCTCCATTATGTACGACTGTTCCACTATGGACTACGGGGACAATATGGAGCATGTAAAAAAGATGGCTGAAACAGCTCATTCCTTTGGTGCTTCCATTGAGGCGGAGCTGGGCCATGTAGGGGATAATGAAGGAGGAAGCGCTGAAGGAAGCGGCCCTGGGGCCGAACCGTCGCAGTTTTACACGGATCCGGTCCAGGCGCGGGACTTCATTGACCGGACCGGGGCAGATGCACTGGCCATTGCCGTGGGCACGGCCCATGGAGCCTATAAGCTTCCGCCTAAGCTGGATTTTGACCGGATTTCGGAAATTGCAGAAACCATTTCCACACCTCTGGTCCTTCACGGCGGATCCGGTCTGTCTGACTCTGATTTCAGGACAGCGGTTGAACGGGGAATCAGCAAGGTCAATATTTTTACAGATATCAACCAGGCCGGGGCCAGGGCCGCAGGCAGCGGATACAGGGAAGGAATAGGACTTACGGATATGATACTGCCTGAGATAGAGGCGGTGAAACGGTCCGTGATGGAAAAGATGAGGCTGTTCGGCTCTGCGGGGCAGGGGAGCGGAAGATAA
- a CDS encoding sugar phosphate isomerase/epimerase family protein — protein sequence MARPVTIFTGQWADLGLEEMCRTAKDMGYDGLEIASWGQIDLQKAAEDPEYVKNLKGTLEKYGLGCWAIGAHLPGQCVGDVWDPRLDGFAPPELAGKPEEIRAWGIQQLKYAAMAAKAMGVKVVTGFMGSPIWKMWYSFPQTTEEMVEEGFKQIKELWTPIFDVFDQCGVKFALEVHPTEIAFDYYSTQKLLEVFEYRETLGINFDPSHLIWQGMDPAMFLYDFASRVYHVHIKDAAVNLNGRNGILGSHITFGDPRRGWNFVSPGHGDVDFDKIIRILNVKGYEGPLSIEWEDSGMDRIFGGTEACAFTKKINFSPSDIAFDDALKTK from the coding sequence ATGGCAAGACCGGTAACGATTTTTACAGGACAGTGGGCTGATTTGGGTTTGGAGGAGATGTGCAGGACAGCAAAGGACATGGGATACGACGGACTGGAGATTGCCTCCTGGGGCCAGATTGATTTGCAGAAGGCAGCGGAGGATCCGGAGTATGTAAAGAACCTGAAGGGCACTCTGGAAAAATACGGACTTGGATGCTGGGCTATCGGCGCCCACCTGCCGGGCCAGTGTGTGGGCGATGTGTGGGACCCGCGTCTGGACGGGTTCGCGCCCCCAGAACTGGCGGGCAAGCCGGAGGAAATCAGGGCATGGGGCATACAGCAGTTAAAATACGCTGCCATGGCCGCGAAGGCCATGGGAGTCAAGGTGGTGACCGGCTTCATGGGTTCACCTATCTGGAAGATGTGGTATTCATTCCCCCAGACCACAGAGGAAATGGTAGAGGAGGGATTTAAACAGATTAAGGAGCTGTGGACCCCTATCTTCGATGTGTTTGACCAGTGCGGCGTGAAGTTTGCCCTGGAGGTCCATCCGACGGAAATCGCCTTTGACTATTACAGCACGCAGAAACTGCTGGAAGTGTTTGAATACCGCGAGACACTGGGTATTAATTTTGACCCCAGCCATCTGATTTGGCAGGGAATGGACCCGGCCATGTTCCTCTATGATTTTGCCTCCAGGGTATATCATGTACATATCAAGGATGCGGCCGTGAACCTGAACGGAAGAAATGGAATCCTGGGCTCCCATATCACCTTCGGAGATCCAAGACGGGGGTGGAACTTTGTATCGCCGGGCCACGGGGATGTGGATTTTGATAAAATCATCCGGATACTGAATGTGAAGGGCTATGAAGGGCCTCTTTCCATTGAATGGGAGGACAGCGGCATGGACCGTATTTTCGGGGGTACAGAGGCGTGCGCGTTTACGAAGAAGATCAATTTCTCACCGTCAGATATTGCCTTTGACGACGCATTAAAGACAAAGTAA
- a CDS encoding Gfo/Idh/MocA family protein codes for MAKRLTYAMVGGGPDGFIGDAHRRAIGLDGTAAIAAGVFSRNREKSLQMAESLGISPDRCYEDYQTMARAEGEREDGIDFVTVVTPNQSHYEICRAFLEAGIHVVCDKPVTTTYRQAKELEALAEDKGLLFMVTYTYMGYVTAKYARELVASGAIGEVRTVMAEYPQGWLAFEDDFGGKQGEWRCDPGQSGGVNCLGDLGTHVENAVAAMTGLKIKRLLAKMDVIVPGRVLDDNDSILVEYDNGATGIYWTSQVAVGHDNSLRIRIYGSKGTIQWFQETPDKITVIDADNTIREIHRGYGAIGERAGKYARIPAGHPEGWFEAMGNLYRSFAQCVSAKKDGTFTAEMVDYPTVSQGAEGLAFVEACLESNQNGNTWVEFRRK; via the coding sequence ATGGCAAAGAGACTGACATACGCAATGGTAGGCGGGGGTCCGGATGGGTTTATCGGCGATGCCCACCGCCGGGCAATCGGGCTGGATGGAACAGCAGCCATCGCGGCAGGGGTATTTTCAAGAAACCGTGAGAAATCATTGCAGATGGCGGAAAGCCTTGGCATTTCCCCGGACCGGTGTTATGAGGATTACCAGACAATGGCCAGGGCTGAGGGGGAACGTGAGGACGGCATTGACTTTGTGACAGTGGTCACCCCCAACCAGTCCCATTATGAAATCTGCCGGGCCTTTTTGGAGGCGGGAATCCATGTGGTATGCGATAAGCCAGTGACAACAACGTACCGGCAGGCAAAGGAGCTGGAAGCCCTGGCAGAGGATAAGGGACTTCTGTTTATGGTTACCTATACCTACATGGGTTATGTGACTGCAAAATATGCCAGGGAGCTGGTGGCCTCCGGCGCCATCGGAGAGGTACGCACGGTCATGGCGGAATATCCCCAGGGCTGGCTTGCCTTTGAGGACGATTTCGGGGGAAAACAGGGAGAGTGGCGCTGCGACCCCGGTCAGTCAGGCGGAGTGAACTGTCTGGGAGACTTAGGCACCCATGTGGAGAACGCGGTGGCTGCCATGACCGGGCTTAAGATTAAGCGCCTTCTGGCTAAGATGGATGTCATTGTGCCCGGGCGGGTACTGGATGACAACGACAGCATTCTGGTGGAATATGACAACGGCGCCACCGGAATATACTGGACGTCGCAGGTGGCGGTGGGCCATGACAACAGCCTGAGAATCCGTATCTACGGCAGTAAAGGCACCATCCAATGGTTCCAGGAAACGCCTGATAAGATTACGGTTATTGACGCAGACAATACCATCCGGGAAATACACCGCGGATACGGCGCCATCGGGGAAAGGGCAGGTAAATACGCAAGGATTCCGGCCGGACATCCCGAAGGCTGGTTTGAGGCCATGGGCAATCTCTACCGCAGCTTTGCACAATGCGTAAGCGCAAAAAAGGATGGAACGTTTACAGCGGAAATGGTGGATTATCCCACGGTGAGCCAGGGCGCTGAGGGGCTGGCGTTTGTGGAAGCCTGTCTGGAAAGCAATCAGAACGGGAATACGTGGGTGGAGTTTAGGAGGAAATGA
- a CDS encoding carbohydrate kinase family protein produces the protein MADERAAQNKRAAKGKRAVAAGHICIDITPLFPKGSTGEAGRILAPGQLVQMEGVNIHPGGAVANTGLAMKHLGVDVRLMGKIGKDELGTLILNCLEKYGAAEDMILADQEKTSYSVVLAIPGIDRVFLHDPGANVNFSGSDLDFEAIKEADLFHFGYPTLMQNMYRNQGEEMARMFRQIKEGGTAISLDMAAIDPASKAAGADWKGILGNILPYVDFFVPSAEELCFMLDGERYREWTKRADGRDVTEVIRVRDVKPLGQMALDMGARVVLIKCGALGIYYRTACKNGIEDMCRQLNLSMEAWKGKEGFEPSFEPDTVVSATGAGDTSIAAFLASVLGEADLKEAVEMAAAEGACCVAAYDALSGLRSLEEMKERIRKGWSKREYRP, from the coding sequence GTGGCTGATGAGAGGGCAGCGCAAAACAAGAGAGCAGCAAAAGGCAAAAGGGCGGTGGCGGCAGGACATATATGCATTGACATCACTCCCCTGTTCCCGAAAGGGAGCACAGGAGAGGCAGGAAGGATACTGGCGCCCGGACAGCTGGTACAGATGGAGGGGGTGAATATCCATCCCGGCGGGGCAGTGGCCAATACAGGCCTGGCCATGAAGCACCTGGGAGTGGATGTCCGTCTGATGGGTAAGATAGGAAAGGATGAACTGGGAACCCTTATCCTTAACTGCCTGGAGAAATACGGGGCGGCTGAGGATATGATTTTGGCGGACCAGGAAAAGACTTCTTATTCCGTTGTCCTGGCTATTCCGGGAATTGACCGTGTTTTCCTTCATGATCCGGGCGCCAATGTGAATTTTTCGGGCAGCGATCTGGATTTTGAGGCGATCAAAGAGGCGGACCTGTTCCATTTCGGATATCCCACCCTGATGCAAAACATGTACCGGAACCAGGGGGAAGAGATGGCCCGGATGTTCAGGCAGATAAAAGAGGGGGGAACCGCCATATCCTTAGACATGGCCGCCATTGACCCGGCCTCAAAAGCAGCCGGAGCGGACTGGAAAGGGATTTTGGGAAATATATTGCCCTATGTGGATTTCTTTGTGCCAAGCGCCGAGGAGCTGTGCTTCATGCTGGATGGGGAGCGTTACCGGGAGTGGACCAAACGGGCGGATGGAAGGGACGTCACAGAGGTGATCCGGGTCCGGGATGTAAAGCCTCTGGGTCAGATGGCCCTGGACATGGGGGCCAGGGTTGTCCTGATTAAATGCGGCGCTTTAGGCATCTATTACCGCACGGCATGCAAAAACGGCATAGAGGACATGTGCAGGCAGCTGAATCTTTCCATGGAAGCCTGGAAGGGCAAAGAGGGCTTTGAGCCGAGCTTTGAACCGGATACAGTGGTATCCGCCACAGGCGCGGGGGATACCAGCATAGCCGCCTTCCTGGCCTCTGTTCTCGGAGAAGCTGATTTAAAGGAGGCAGTGGAGATGGCAGCAGCAGAAGGGGCATGCTGTGTGGCTGCTTATGACGCCCTCAGCGGATTACGGTCCCTGGAGGAAATGAAAGAGAGAATCAGGAAGGGATGGAGCAAACGGGAATACAGACCGTGA